Below is a window of Halarcobacter anaerophilus DNA.
GGATATTTTTTTGCATTTACAATAAAATTCGGAATATTCTTATTTGCGGCTTTTTGCAATACTTTTGCATCTGTATTATTTGAAATCACAAGAACAACTTGCGCATTTAATATTTTTTGTTCACATGCTTTTTGTATAGCTTCAAATCCGCTTCCGTTGTGCGAAGCCAATATTCCTATTCTTTTCATCTTTTTCCCTATATTTTTTCTGATCGAATTATAACCAACTTATACTTTTCTTTTATTGATTAAAAATACGCCTAAAAATATCAGACACATAGCTATTAAATCACTAAATTTTATATCCTCTTTTACAATAAAAAAACCTATAAAAAGTGCAACTACAGGCGGCAGATAAGTAATAGAAGAGGCTTTTAAAGCTCCTAATTTATCAATTATATAATAGTATATAATATAAGCCGCTCCCGTACCTAAAACTCCCAACCCTATTATTAAGCCAAGTGCCGTATGAGTATCGCTAAAAATATTATTTATACCGTTAAAATCCGTAATAAAAAGAAGTACTAATAATCCAAATCCCAACTGATAAGTAGTAAGTGCCGCAGCATTTATATTTAAAGGAATAATAAATTTTTTTGCATAAATAAAAGAAGACCCCACGCTTAATGAACCTAAAATTATAGAAACGGCACCTTCATAGTTTATATGTGTAATATCTTGAGAAAATATACCGCTTATCATCACTACACCTAAAAAACCTATAAAGACTCCTAAAACTGCAAGTTTCGTAATCTTCTCTTCTTTTAAAAAAAT
It encodes the following:
- a CDS encoding DMT family transporter, with protein sequence MKNLSLIIFLALIWGSNFIYMKLATEYIDAVQVVFYRVLFGFIPVFIYAWYLKALKWEHLKYSFHFFIMSLLAAVVYYFGYVKGCALLLSGVAGVLSGSIPLFSFLIAAIFLKEEKITKLAVLGVFIGFLGVVMISGIFSQDITHINYEGAVSIILGSLSVGSSFIYAKKFIIPLNINAAALTTYQLGFGLLVLLFITDFNGINNIFSDTHTALGLIIGLGVLGTGAAYIIYYYIIDKLGALKASSITYLPPVVALFIGFFIVKEDIKFSDLIAMCLIFLGVFLINKRKV